From the Homo sapiens chromosome 1, GRCh38.p14 Primary Assembly genome, one window contains:
- the EXTL1 gene encoding exostosin-like 1, whose translation MQSWRRRKSLWLALSASWLLLVLLGGFSLLRLALPPRPRPGASQGWPRWLDAELLQSFSQPGELPEDAVSPPQAPHGGSCNWESCFDTSKCRGDGLKVFVYPAVGTISETHRRILASIEGSRFYTFSPAGACLLLLLSLDAQTGECSSMPLQWNRGRNHLVLRLHPAPCPRTFQLGQAMVAEASPTVDSFRPGFDVALPFLPEAHPLRGGAPGQLRQHSPQPGVALLALEEERGGWRTADTGSSACPWDGRCEQDPGPGQTQRQETLPNATFCLISGHRPEAASRFLQALQAGCIPVLLSPRWELPFSEVIDWTKAAIVADERLPLQVLAALQEMSPARVLALRQQTQFLWDAYFSSVEKVIHTTLEVIQDRIFGTSAHPSLLWNSPPGALLALSTFSTSPQDFPFYYLQQGSRPEGRFSALIWVGPPGQPPLKLIQAVAGSQHCAQILVLWSNERPLPSRWPETAVPLTVIDGHRKVSDRFYPYSTIRTDAILSLDARSSLSTSEVDFAFLVWQSFPERMVGFLTSSHFWDEAHGGWGYTAERTNEFSMVLTTAAFYHRYYHTLFTHSLPKALRTLADEAPTCVDVLMNFIVAAVTKLPPIKVPYGKQRQEAAPLAPGGPGPRPKPPAPAPDCINQIAAAFGHMPLLSSRLRLDPVLFKDPVSVQRKKYRSLEKP comes from the exons AGTCGTGGAGGAGAAGAAAGTCCCTGTGGCTGGCACTGTCAGCCTCCTGGCTCCTGCTTGTCCTGCTGGGAGGCTTCTCCCTTCTCCGCCTGGCATTGCCTCCCAGACCTCGGCCCGGGGCTTCCCAAGGCTGGCCCCGCTGGCTGGATGCAGAGCTCCTGCAGAGCTTCTCCCAGCCTGGAGAGCTCCCAGAAGATGCCGTTTCACCTCCTCAAGCCCCTCATGGTGGCAGCTGCAACTGGGAATCTTGCTTTGATACCTCAAAGTGCAGGGGCGATGGCCTTAAGGTATTCGTGTACCCAGCGGTTGGAACCATCTCTGAGACTCATCGCAGGATCCTGGCTTCCATTGAGGGCTCTCGCTTCTACACATTCAGCCCTGCTGgggcctgcctcctcctcctcctcagcctggacgCCCAGACTGGAGAGTGCAGCTCAATGCCTCTGCAATGGAACAGGGGCAGGAACCATCTGGTCCTCCGTCTCCACCCGGCTCCCTGCCCCAGGACCTTCCAGCTGGGACAGGCTATGGTGGCTGAGGCCAGCCCCACGGTGGACTCCTTCCGGCCCGGCTTTGATGTGGCCCTCCCTTTTCTCCCTGAAGCCCACCCGTTGCGAGGTGGGGCTCCTGGCCAGCTGCGGCAACACAGCCCCCAGCCCGGGGTAGCCCTGCTAGCCCTGGAAGAGGAGAGGGGTGGGTGGCGCACAGCAGACACTGGCTcctctgcctgcccctgggaTGGGCGCTGTGAGCAAGACCCTGGACCTGGGCA GACCCAGCGCCAGGAGACGCTGCCCAATGCCACCTTCTGCCTCATCTCTGGCCACCGTCCCGAGGCTGCCTCGCGCTTCCTCCAAGCCCTGCAG GCCGGCTGCATCCCAGTGCTTCTCAGCCCCCGCTGGGAGCTGCCCTTCTCCGAGGTCATCGACTGGACCAAGGCAGCCATCGTAGCTGATGAGAGGCTCCCACTTCAG GTCCTGGCTGCCCTCCAGGAGATGTCCCCTGCACGGGTCCTCGCCCTGCGTCAGCAGACCCAGTTTCTATGGGATGCCTACTTCTCCTCAGTGGAGAAGGTCATCCATACCACTCTGGAG GTTATTCAGGACCGGATTTTTGGAACATCAGCTCACCCCTCACTGCTGTGGAACAGCCCCCCAGGGGCACTCCTGGCCCTGTCTACTTTTTCCACAAGCCCCCAGGACTTCCCCTTCTACTACCTGCAACAGG GCTCCCGCCCTGAGGGCAGATTCAGCGCCCTGATCTGGGTGGGGCCCCCAGGCCAGCCCCCTCTGAAGCTCATCCAGGCGGTGGCAGGCTCCCAGCACTGTGCCCAG ATCTTGGTTCTCTGGAGCAATGAGAGGCCACTCCCATCCAGGTGGCCGGAGACAGCTGTGCCCTTGACAGTCATTGATGGGCACAGGAAG GTTAGTGATCGCTTCTACCCATATAGCACCATCAGAACAGATGCCATCCTCAGCCTCGATGCCCGCAGCAGTCTTTCCACAAGTGAG GTGGACTTTGCCTTTCTGGTGTGGCAGAGCTTCCCAGAGCGGATGGTGGGCTTCCTGACGTCGAGCCATTTCTGGGACGAGGCCCATGGTGGCTGGGGCTACACTGCTGAGAGGACCAACGAATTCTCCATGGTTCTCACCACAGCCGCCTTCTACCATAG GTATTACCACACTCTCTTCACCCACTCCCTGCCCAAGGCTCTGAGGACCCTGGCAGATGAGGCACCCACCTGTGTGGACGTCCTGATGAATTTCATAGTAGCAGCAGTCACCAAGCTGCCCCCTATCAAGGTGCCCTATGGCAAGCAGCGCCAGGAGGCTGCTCCACTG GCGCCTGGGGGCCCGGGGCCCAGGCCAAAGCCGCCTGCCCCAGCCCCCGACTGCATCAACCAGATAGCGGCAGCGTTCGGCCACATGCCCTTGCTGTCCTCTCGTCTGCGTCTGGACCCGGTGCTGTTTAAGGACCCGGTGTCCGTGCAGCGCAAGAAGTACCGCAGCCTGGAGAAGCCCTAG
- the EXTL1 gene encoding exostosin-like 1 isoform X1: MQSWRRRKSLWLALSASWLLLVLLGGFSLLRLALPPRPRPGASQGWPRWLDAELLQSFSQPGELPEDAVSPPQAPHGGSCNWESCFDTSKCRGDGLKVFVYPAVGTISETHRRILASIEGSRFYTFSPAGACLLLLLSLDAQTGECSSMPLQWNRGRNHLVLRLHPAPCPRTFQLGQAMVAEASPTVDSFRPGFDVALPFLPEAHPLRGGAPGQLRQHSPQPGVALLALEEERGGWRTADTGSSACPWDGRCEQDPGPGQTQRQETLPNATFCLISGHRPEAASRFLQALQVLAALQEMSPARVLALRQQTQFLWDAYFSSVEKVIHTTLEVIQDRIFGTSAHPSLLWNSPPGALLALSTFSTSPQDFPFYYLQQGSRPEGRFSALIWVGPPGQPPLKLIQAVAGSQHCAQILVLWSNERPLPSRWPETAVPLTVIDGHRKVSDRFYPYSTIRTDAILSLDARSSLSTSEVDFAFLVWQSFPERMVGFLTSSHFWDEAHGGWGYTAERTNEFSMVLTTAAFYHRYYHTLFTHSLPKALRTLADEAPTCVDVLMNFIVAAVTKLPPIKVPYGKQRQEAAPLAPGGPGPRPKPPAPAPDCINQIAAAFGHMPLLSSRLRLDPVLFKDPVSVQRKKYRSLEKP; encoded by the exons AGTCGTGGAGGAGAAGAAAGTCCCTGTGGCTGGCACTGTCAGCCTCCTGGCTCCTGCTTGTCCTGCTGGGAGGCTTCTCCCTTCTCCGCCTGGCATTGCCTCCCAGACCTCGGCCCGGGGCTTCCCAAGGCTGGCCCCGCTGGCTGGATGCAGAGCTCCTGCAGAGCTTCTCCCAGCCTGGAGAGCTCCCAGAAGATGCCGTTTCACCTCCTCAAGCCCCTCATGGTGGCAGCTGCAACTGGGAATCTTGCTTTGATACCTCAAAGTGCAGGGGCGATGGCCTTAAGGTATTCGTGTACCCAGCGGTTGGAACCATCTCTGAGACTCATCGCAGGATCCTGGCTTCCATTGAGGGCTCTCGCTTCTACACATTCAGCCCTGCTGgggcctgcctcctcctcctcctcagcctggacgCCCAGACTGGAGAGTGCAGCTCAATGCCTCTGCAATGGAACAGGGGCAGGAACCATCTGGTCCTCCGTCTCCACCCGGCTCCCTGCCCCAGGACCTTCCAGCTGGGACAGGCTATGGTGGCTGAGGCCAGCCCCACGGTGGACTCCTTCCGGCCCGGCTTTGATGTGGCCCTCCCTTTTCTCCCTGAAGCCCACCCGTTGCGAGGTGGGGCTCCTGGCCAGCTGCGGCAACACAGCCCCCAGCCCGGGGTAGCCCTGCTAGCCCTGGAAGAGGAGAGGGGTGGGTGGCGCACAGCAGACACTGGCTcctctgcctgcccctgggaTGGGCGCTGTGAGCAAGACCCTGGACCTGGGCA GACCCAGCGCCAGGAGACGCTGCCCAATGCCACCTTCTGCCTCATCTCTGGCCACCGTCCCGAGGCTGCCTCGCGCTTCCTCCAAGCCCTGCAG GTCCTGGCTGCCCTCCAGGAGATGTCCCCTGCACGGGTCCTCGCCCTGCGTCAGCAGACCCAGTTTCTATGGGATGCCTACTTCTCCTCAGTGGAGAAGGTCATCCATACCACTCTGGAG GTTATTCAGGACCGGATTTTTGGAACATCAGCTCACCCCTCACTGCTGTGGAACAGCCCCCCAGGGGCACTCCTGGCCCTGTCTACTTTTTCCACAAGCCCCCAGGACTTCCCCTTCTACTACCTGCAACAGG GCTCCCGCCCTGAGGGCAGATTCAGCGCCCTGATCTGGGTGGGGCCCCCAGGCCAGCCCCCTCTGAAGCTCATCCAGGCGGTGGCAGGCTCCCAGCACTGTGCCCAG ATCTTGGTTCTCTGGAGCAATGAGAGGCCACTCCCATCCAGGTGGCCGGAGACAGCTGTGCCCTTGACAGTCATTGATGGGCACAGGAAG GTTAGTGATCGCTTCTACCCATATAGCACCATCAGAACAGATGCCATCCTCAGCCTCGATGCCCGCAGCAGTCTTTCCACAAGTGAG GTGGACTTTGCCTTTCTGGTGTGGCAGAGCTTCCCAGAGCGGATGGTGGGCTTCCTGACGTCGAGCCATTTCTGGGACGAGGCCCATGGTGGCTGGGGCTACACTGCTGAGAGGACCAACGAATTCTCCATGGTTCTCACCACAGCCGCCTTCTACCATAG GTATTACCACACTCTCTTCACCCACTCCCTGCCCAAGGCTCTGAGGACCCTGGCAGATGAGGCACCCACCTGTGTGGACGTCCTGATGAATTTCATAGTAGCAGCAGTCACCAAGCTGCCCCCTATCAAGGTGCCCTATGGCAAGCAGCGCCAGGAGGCTGCTCCACTG GCGCCTGGGGGCCCGGGGCCCAGGCCAAAGCCGCCTGCCCCAGCCCCCGACTGCATCAACCAGATAGCGGCAGCGTTCGGCCACATGCCCTTGCTGTCCTCTCGTCTGCGTCTGGACCCGGTGCTGTTTAAGGACCCGGTGTCCGTGCAGCGCAAGAAGTACCGCAGCCTGGAGAAGCCCTAG
- the EXTL1 gene encoding exostosin-like 1 isoform X2, which yields MQSWRRRKSLWLALSASWLLLVLLGGFSLLRLALPPRPRPGASQGWPRWLDAELLQSFSQPGELPEDAVSPPQAPHGGSCNWESCFDTSKCRGDGLKVFVYPAVGTISETHRRILASIEGSRFYTFSPAGACLLLLLSLDAQTGECSSMPLQWNRGRNHLVLRLHPAPCPRTFQLGQAMVAEASPTVDSFRPGFDVALPFLPEAHPLRGGAPGQLRQHSPQPGVALLALEEERGGWRTADTGSSACPWDGRCEQDPGPGQTQRQETLPNATFCLISGHRPEAASRFLQALQAGCIPVLLSPRWELPFSEVIDWTKAAIVADERLPLQVLAALQEMSPARVLALRQQTQFLWDAYFSSVEKVIHTTLEVIQDRIFGTSAHPSLLWNSPPGALLALSTFSTSPQDFPFYYLQQGSRPEGRFSALIWVGPPGQPPLKLIQAVAGSQHCAQILVLWSNERPLPSRWPETAVPLTVIDGHRKSTGAYMMGKDRGER from the exons AGTCGTGGAGGAGAAGAAAGTCCCTGTGGCTGGCACTGTCAGCCTCCTGGCTCCTGCTTGTCCTGCTGGGAGGCTTCTCCCTTCTCCGCCTGGCATTGCCTCCCAGACCTCGGCCCGGGGCTTCCCAAGGCTGGCCCCGCTGGCTGGATGCAGAGCTCCTGCAGAGCTTCTCCCAGCCTGGAGAGCTCCCAGAAGATGCCGTTTCACCTCCTCAAGCCCCTCATGGTGGCAGCTGCAACTGGGAATCTTGCTTTGATACCTCAAAGTGCAGGGGCGATGGCCTTAAGGTATTCGTGTACCCAGCGGTTGGAACCATCTCTGAGACTCATCGCAGGATCCTGGCTTCCATTGAGGGCTCTCGCTTCTACACATTCAGCCCTGCTGgggcctgcctcctcctcctcctcagcctggacgCCCAGACTGGAGAGTGCAGCTCAATGCCTCTGCAATGGAACAGGGGCAGGAACCATCTGGTCCTCCGTCTCCACCCGGCTCCCTGCCCCAGGACCTTCCAGCTGGGACAGGCTATGGTGGCTGAGGCCAGCCCCACGGTGGACTCCTTCCGGCCCGGCTTTGATGTGGCCCTCCCTTTTCTCCCTGAAGCCCACCCGTTGCGAGGTGGGGCTCCTGGCCAGCTGCGGCAACACAGCCCCCAGCCCGGGGTAGCCCTGCTAGCCCTGGAAGAGGAGAGGGGTGGGTGGCGCACAGCAGACACTGGCTcctctgcctgcccctgggaTGGGCGCTGTGAGCAAGACCCTGGACCTGGGCA GACCCAGCGCCAGGAGACGCTGCCCAATGCCACCTTCTGCCTCATCTCTGGCCACCGTCCCGAGGCTGCCTCGCGCTTCCTCCAAGCCCTGCAG GCCGGCTGCATCCCAGTGCTTCTCAGCCCCCGCTGGGAGCTGCCCTTCTCCGAGGTCATCGACTGGACCAAGGCAGCCATCGTAGCTGATGAGAGGCTCCCACTTCAG GTCCTGGCTGCCCTCCAGGAGATGTCCCCTGCACGGGTCCTCGCCCTGCGTCAGCAGACCCAGTTTCTATGGGATGCCTACTTCTCCTCAGTGGAGAAGGTCATCCATACCACTCTGGAG GTTATTCAGGACCGGATTTTTGGAACATCAGCTCACCCCTCACTGCTGTGGAACAGCCCCCCAGGGGCACTCCTGGCCCTGTCTACTTTTTCCACAAGCCCCCAGGACTTCCCCTTCTACTACCTGCAACAGG GCTCCCGCCCTGAGGGCAGATTCAGCGCCCTGATCTGGGTGGGGCCCCCAGGCCAGCCCCCTCTGAAGCTCATCCAGGCGGTGGCAGGCTCCCAGCACTGTGCCCAG ATCTTGGTTCTCTGGAGCAATGAGAGGCCACTCCCATCCAGGTGGCCGGAGACAGCTGTGCCCTTGACAGTCATTGATGGGCACAGGAAG AGCACTGGGGCTTACATGATGGGGAAAGACAGAGGAGAGCGCTGA
- the SLC30A2 gene encoding proton-coupled zinc antiporter SLC30A2 isoform 2 (isoform 2 is encoded by transcript variant 2): MEAKEKQHLLDARPAIRSYTGSLWQEGAGWIPLPRPGLDLQAIELAAQSNHHCHAQKGPDSHCDPKKGKAQRQLYVASAICLLFMIGEVVEILGALVSVLSIWVVTGVLVYLAVERLISGDYEIDGGTMLITSGCAVAVNIIMGLTLHQSGHGHSHGTTNQQEENPSVRAAFIHVIGDFMQSMGVLVAAYILYFKPEYKYVDPICTFVFSILVLGTTLTILRDVILVLMEGTPKGVDFTAVRDLLLSVEGVEALHSLHIWALTVAQPVLSVHIAIAQNTDAQAVLKTASSRLQGKFHFHTVTIQIEDYSEDMKDCQACQGPSD, translated from the exons ATGGAGGCCAAGGAGAAGCAGCATCTGTTGGACGCCAGGCCGGCAATCCG GTCATACACGGGATCTCTGTGGCAGGAAGGGGCTGGCTGGATTCCTCTGCCCCGACCTGGCCTGGACTTGCAGGCCATTGAGCTGGCTGCCCAGAGCAACCATCACTGCCATGCTCAGAAGGGTCCTGACAGTCACTGTGACCCCAAGAAGGGGAAGGCCCAGCGCCAGCTGTATGTAGCCTCTGCCATCTGCCTGTTGTTCATGATCGGAGAAGTCGTTG AGATCTTGGGAGCCCTGGTCTCTGTACTGTCCATCTGGGTCGTGACGGGGGTACTGGTGTACCTGGCTGTGGAGCGGCTGATCTCTGGGGACTATGAAATTGACGGGGGGACCATGCTGATCACGTCGGGCTGCGCTGTGGCTGTGAACATCAT AATGGGGTTGACCCTTCACCAGTCTGGCCATGGGCACAGCCACGGCACCACCAACCAGCAGGAGGAGAACCCCAGCGTCCGAGCTGCCTTCATCCATGTGATCGGCGACTTTATGCAGAGCATGGGTGTCCTAGTGGCAGCCTATATTTTATACTTCAAG CCAGAATACAAGTATGTAGACCCCATCTGCACCTTCGTCTTCTCCATCCTGGTCCTGGGGACAACCTTGACCATCCTGAGAGATGTGATCCTGGTGTTGATGGAAG GGACCCCCAAGGGCGTTGACTTCACAGCTGTTCGTGATCTGCTGCTGTCGGTGGAGGGGGTAGAAGCCCTGCACAGCCTGCATATCTGGGCACTGACGGTGGCCCAGCCTGTTCTGTCTGTCCACATCGCCATTG CTCAGAATACAGACGCCCAGGCTGTGCTGAAGACAGCCAGCAGCCGCCTCCAAGGGAAGTTCCACTTCCACACCGTGACCATCCAGATCGAGGACTACTCGGAGGACATGAAGGACTGTCAGGCATGCCAGGGCCCCTCAGACTGA
- the SLC30A2 gene encoding proton-coupled zinc antiporter SLC30A2 isoform 1 (isoform 1 is encoded by transcript variant 1), with protein sequence MEAKEKQHLLDARPAIRSYTGSLWQEGAGWIPLPRPGLDLQAIELAAQSNHHCHAQKGPDSHCDPKKGKAQRQLYVASAICLLFMIGEVVGGYLAHSLAVMTDAAHLLTDFASMLISLFSLWMSSRPATKTMNFGWQRAEILGALVSVLSIWVVTGVLVYLAVERLISGDYEIDGGTMLITSGCAVAVNIIMGLTLHQSGHGHSHGTTNQQEENPSVRAAFIHVIGDFMQSMGVLVAAYILYFKPEYKYVDPICTFVFSILVLGTTLTILRDVILVLMEGTPKGVDFTAVRDLLLSVEGVEALHSLHIWALTVAQPVLSVHIAIAQNTDAQAVLKTASSRLQGKFHFHTVTIQIEDYSEDMKDCQACQGPSD encoded by the exons ATGGAGGCCAAGGAGAAGCAGCATCTGTTGGACGCCAGGCCGGCAATCCG GTCATACACGGGATCTCTGTGGCAGGAAGGGGCTGGCTGGATTCCTCTGCCCCGACCTGGCCTGGACTTGCAGGCCATTGAGCTGGCTGCCCAGAGCAACCATCACTGCCATGCTCAGAAGGGTCCTGACAGTCACTGTGACCCCAAGAAGGGGAAGGCCCAGCGCCAGCTGTATGTAGCCTCTGCCATCTGCCTGTTGTTCATGATCGGAGAAGTCGTTG GTGGGTACCTGGCACACAGCTTGGCTGTCATGACTGACGCAGCACACCTGCTCACTGACTTTGCCAGCATGCTCATCAGCCTCTTCTCCCTCTGGATGTCCTCCCGGCCAGCCACCAAGACCATGAACTTTGGCTGGCAGAGAGCTG AGATCTTGGGAGCCCTGGTCTCTGTACTGTCCATCTGGGTCGTGACGGGGGTACTGGTGTACCTGGCTGTGGAGCGGCTGATCTCTGGGGACTATGAAATTGACGGGGGGACCATGCTGATCACGTCGGGCTGCGCTGTGGCTGTGAACATCAT AATGGGGTTGACCCTTCACCAGTCTGGCCATGGGCACAGCCACGGCACCACCAACCAGCAGGAGGAGAACCCCAGCGTCCGAGCTGCCTTCATCCATGTGATCGGCGACTTTATGCAGAGCATGGGTGTCCTAGTGGCAGCCTATATTTTATACTTCAAG CCAGAATACAAGTATGTAGACCCCATCTGCACCTTCGTCTTCTCCATCCTGGTCCTGGGGACAACCTTGACCATCCTGAGAGATGTGATCCTGGTGTTGATGGAAG GGACCCCCAAGGGCGTTGACTTCACAGCTGTTCGTGATCTGCTGCTGTCGGTGGAGGGGGTAGAAGCCCTGCACAGCCTGCATATCTGGGCACTGACGGTGGCCCAGCCTGTTCTGTCTGTCCACATCGCCATTG CTCAGAATACAGACGCCCAGGCTGTGCTGAAGACAGCCAGCAGCCGCCTCCAAGGGAAGTTCCACTTCCACACCGTGACCATCCAGATCGAGGACTACTCGGAGGACATGAAGGACTGTCAGGCATGCCAGGGCCCCTCAGACTGA